TATCACTGCCTTAGAAAGTGAAGAAGAGATTAAAGTCATTGCCACGGCGACTAACGGTAAAGAGGCAATTACCCTTATACCCGAATTAAAACCAGATATAGTTACGATGGATATAGTTATGCCGATTATGGATGGACTCCAGGCAACCGAACATATTATGGCTTACCATCCTACCCCAATTGTCGTCATTACTTCTTTACTTCCAAAGGATATGGAAATTGCATTTAAAGCATTAAATTCTGGGGCATTAGATGTTATGGAAAGACCAAATATCTCAGAATTGTTAAATCCTGCCTCAAAAAAAAGAAAACAACTTATAGATAAAGTAAAAATCCTGGCAAATGTAAAAGTAATTACTCATCTGGGCGGTAGACTCGTCAAAAAGGAAAAAGAGTCTTTAGAATCTACACCTACCCCTGCTGAGGCAAAATTTAAGATAATTGGCATCGCTTCTTCTACCGGTGGACCTAAAACTGTTCGGAAAATATTATCTAAATTACCTGTTGATTTCCCGATACCAATCGTCATTGTTCAACATATCTCTGATGGATTTACGAAAGGATTAGTTGATTGGTGGAATAATGAATGTGCCATAGAAATTCGAGAAGGAAAAGAGGGGGAGAGACTTAATAAAGGAACAGTGTATATTGCTCCGTCTTTTGTTCATATGACTGTGACTAAAAACGAGCGAATAAAATTAGAAGATACTCCGCCTGTTGGTGGTCATAAACCCGCCGGGAATGTCTTACTTACATCCGTAGCCCAGGCATATCAGGATTCTGCGATGGGTATAATTCTTACAGGTATGGGTGATGATGGAGCAATTGGTATAAAAGCAATTAAAGACGCCGGCGGATTCACTATCGCCCAGGATGAGAAAACCTGCGCCATATTTGGTATGCCAAAGGTAGCTATTGAAATGGGTGGCGTTGACAAAGTCCTACCGCTGGATGAAATACCGGATGAAATAATGAGGAGGATAAAATCACGAAGTGGCAGATAAAATCTTGATTGCTGATGATAGTCCAACTATTGTTGAGATGTTAAGATTTTTCCTTGGGAAGGAAGGATATGAAACCGTTGTCGCTAAAGATGGCATCGAAGCTATCGAGCAAGCATACCTTGAATTGCCAGATTTAATGTTATTGGATGTGCTTATGCCAAAAATGAATGGCTACCAGGTCTGCAGATTATTAAAAGGTGATGAAAATATCTCTTACATCCCGGTAATTATGCTTACCTCTCAAGATGCACCCAAAGACAAATTCTGGGGATTACAGACCGGGGCAGATGAATATATTATCAAGGATTTTGAGTCTGATGAATTGTTTAATGCGATTGTTCGTGTCCTTGAGAAAACTGAAGAACGAAGAAAGAAAAAACCAGTAGAAATCCCCAGAACAACAATTGATAATATCCTGTATCGCCTCAATGGGCTATTAGA
This genomic stretch from bacterium harbors:
- a CDS encoding chemotaxis response regulator protein-glutamate methylesterase, with protein sequence MKNQIKVLVVDDSAIIRDAIITALESEEEIKVIATATNGKEAITLIPELKPDIVTMDIVMPIMDGLQATEHIMAYHPTPIVVITSLLPKDMEIAFKALNSGALDVMERPNISELLNPASKKRKQLIDKVKILANVKVITHLGGRLVKKEKESLESTPTPAEAKFKIIGIASSTGGPKTVRKILSKLPVDFPIPIVIVQHISDGFTKGLVDWWNNECAIEIREGKEGERLNKGTVYIAPSFVHMTVTKNERIKLEDTPPVGGHKPAGNVLLTSVAQAYQDSAMGIILTGMGDDGAIGIKAIKDAGGFTIAQDEKTCAIFGMPKVAIEMGGVDKVLPLDEIPDEIMRRIKSRSGR